A genomic stretch from Vibrio coralliilyticus includes:
- a CDS encoding SDR family NAD(P)-dependent oxidoreductase yields the protein MKIALVTGGSKGIGLYSVLRLVRQGYKVVTCSRSKEIWLDVMQKYPELKSVDYQSVDIADEQQLDGLFAHIADHYGKLDVAVNNASPALASRGYLPQVDVPLLKETLHVDFLCQALCLRSELKLMEAGASIVNVSSVNGLRPTPNASMYSAAKHALEGLTRSVALESIKSGIRINAVAPGVTWTPRWEERQLENSNIRADVSDVVPINRFGEIDEIVNAIEFLLSDKASYIVGHTLVVDGGLSLA from the coding sequence TTGAAAATTGCGTTAGTCACTGGTGGTTCAAAAGGTATCGGTTTGTATTCAGTTCTTCGGCTCGTGAGGCAGGGATATAAAGTTGTTACGTGCTCACGTTCGAAGGAGATTTGGCTTGATGTTATGCAAAAATATCCAGAATTAAAATCTGTTGATTACCAGTCGGTTGATATTGCGGATGAGCAACAATTAGACGGTTTATTTGCTCATATTGCAGACCACTACGGGAAATTGGATGTAGCGGTCAACAACGCTTCTCCGGCTCTTGCTTCTAGAGGCTATCTGCCTCAAGTCGATGTACCACTTCTCAAAGAAACACTTCATGTGGACTTTTTGTGCCAAGCCTTGTGTTTGAGGTCTGAATTGAAACTAATGGAAGCTGGTGCATCCATAGTAAATGTAAGTTCTGTTAATGGTCTTAGGCCAACACCCAATGCATCAATGTATAGTGCTGCTAAGCACGCCCTTGAGGGGCTAACGAGATCAGTTGCCCTAGAAAGTATCAAATCTGGAATTCGAATCAATGCGGTTGCTCCTGGTGTAACGTGGACTCCCAGATGGGAAGAAAGGCAACTTGAAAACTCTAATATCCGCGCTGATGTTTCTGACGTAGTACCTATCAATCGTTTTGGGGAAATCGACGAAATCGTCAATGCAATTGAGTTTTTATTATCAGATAAAGCCAGCTATATAGTTGGTCACACGTTAGTAGTTGATGGTGGGCTATCGTTGGCATGA